A single genomic interval of Eleutherodactylus coqui strain aEleCoq1 chromosome 3, aEleCoq1.hap1, whole genome shotgun sequence harbors:
- the LOC136621097 gene encoding ubiquinol-cytochrome c reductase complex assembly factor 5-like produces MRSRSTIQTLMDMVPGKRRFGMYRFLPFFFVLGGAMEWFMINVRIGKETFYDVYRRRQSERMCEQRAFLQQIANSNTSQSKNHD; encoded by the exons ATGAGGTCTAGGAGCACAATTCAAACTCTAATGGATATGGTCCCGGGGAAGCGGAGATTCGGCATGTACCGCTTCTTGCCTTTCTTCTTTGTCCTCGgaggagccatggaatggtttatGATCAATGTTCGAATTGGCAAGGAAACATTTT ATGATGTGTACAGAAGACGCCAGTCGGAGAGAATGTGTGAACAAAGAGCTTTCCTGCAGCAAATTGCCAACTCAAATACCTCACAGAGTAAAAACCATGACTGA